A stretch of the Candidatus Jettenia sp. AMX2 genome encodes the following:
- a CDS encoding tetratricopeptide repeat protein has translation MEIAESLLREEKLDEALEEYTKAINKNANLAEAYYGRGRVYFAMQKLNEAANDFRKAIDIKSDYIDAYKKLAETFIKIGAPDDEFQKRFKAVQAEPDNAMTHVDLGVFYHKLEQDIDAIEQYQQALELDPNNPYIMYNLGVGYLDMGLYEDAEVIFSKAIEIDDKYDNAHYNLAVALYKRGKIDECIKSLNKTLEVNSKYSNAYVIFGLIKLREKKFDEAIAQYNMAMEIDPDNLEARYQRAIVYALQERFEDAIAENMKILEKNPKHANAAYNIGVIYHRTNQLDRAMEWYDKVAKKIDPLYEDAYYNRGQIYSMKGDHSKAYSDYITYSMITKWRTGKDPAVVYQQDEIKELFLKSTPTLEGQIKDRDIESNTN, from the coding sequence ATGGAAATTGCTGAATCTTTGTTGCGTGAAGAAAAATTAGATGAAGCATTGGAAGAGTACACAAAAGCAATAAATAAAAATGCAAATCTTGCTGAAGCCTATTACGGAAGAGGGCGGGTTTATTTTGCTATGCAAAAGCTAAACGAAGCAGCAAATGATTTCAGAAAGGCAATTGATATTAAATCAGATTACATTGATGCGTATAAAAAATTAGCAGAAACGTTTATAAAAATCGGAGCCCCGGATGATGAATTTCAAAAACGTTTCAAGGCTGTTCAGGCTGAACCTGACAATGCAATGACTCATGTCGATCTTGGGGTTTTTTATCATAAATTAGAGCAGGATATAGATGCAATAGAACAATATCAGCAAGCATTGGAACTTGATCCAAATAATCCTTATATCATGTACAACCTCGGGGTAGGGTATCTTGATATGGGTTTGTATGAAGATGCTGAGGTTATTTTTAGTAAGGCAATTGAGATTGATGATAAATATGATAATGCACACTACAATCTTGCCGTTGCCCTTTATAAAAGAGGCAAGATCGATGAATGCATTAAATCTCTTAATAAAACACTGGAAGTAAATTCAAAATATTCTAATGCATATGTTATTTTTGGATTAATTAAACTGAGAGAAAAAAAGTTCGATGAAGCGATTGCACAATATAACATGGCTATGGAAATTGATCCGGATAATCTTGAAGCGCGGTATCAAAGAGCCATAGTTTATGCATTGCAGGAAAGATTTGAAGATGCAATTGCAGAAAATATGAAAATACTGGAAAAGAATCCAAAGCATGCAAATGCAGCGTATAATATTGGTGTAATCTACCACAGAACAAATCAACTTGACAGGGCAATGGAATGGTATGACAAGGTTGCAAAAAAGATCGATCCGCTTTACGAAGATGCTTATTATAACAGAGGGCAGATTTATTCAATGAAGGGCGACCATAGTAAAGCTTATAGTGATTATATTACATATTCAATGATCACAAAATGGAGAACGGGGAAGGATCCGGCAGTTGTATATCAGCAGGATGAGATTAAGGAACTGTTCTTAAAATCAACACCAACATTAGAAGGTCAGATAAAAGATCGGGATATTGAATCGAATACAAATTAA
- a CDS encoding nucleotidyltransferase family protein yields MKALILAAGYGTRLYPLTENTPKPLLPIDGKPIIEHIIKKIQKTNSIEKLYIITNEKFFHHFNIWLENFDNKTDIELINDGTRSENDRLGTIGDIHLAIKKKIIDDDLLIIGGDNIFTGNLDTFITFAQSKKPSSSIGVVDLQDLAAAKRFGVVKFGSGLKVTGIQEKPERPESSLVSMCLYYFAGCKLGRFSEYLTSGNHYDTVGHFIGWLSHVDDVYGCNFAEKWYDIGDKQAYYDAQMYFTQNTETVKHGKKHIVTPTCR; encoded by the coding sequence ATGAAAGCATTAATCCTGGCAGCAGGTTATGGCACAAGATTGTACCCCCTGACCGAGAATACCCCGAAACCCTTACTACCAATAGACGGAAAACCGATAATAGAACATATCATAAAAAAAATACAAAAAACCAATTCCATAGAAAAGCTTTATATTATCACCAATGAGAAATTCTTTCATCATTTTAATATATGGCTTGAGAATTTTGACAACAAAACCGATATTGAACTTATAAATGACGGAACGAGATCTGAGAATGACAGGCTGGGTACAATCGGCGATATACATCTGGCCATTAAGAAGAAAATAATCGATGATGATTTGCTCATTATTGGAGGAGATAATATCTTTACCGGCAATCTGGATACATTTATTACCTTTGCACAGAGTAAAAAACCTTCATCATCAATTGGCGTGGTAGATCTTCAAGACTTGGCTGCGGCCAAAAGGTTTGGTGTTGTTAAGTTTGGCTCAGGATTAAAGGTTACGGGCATTCAGGAAAAACCTGAACGACCCGAATCATCTCTTGTATCTATGTGTCTTTATTATTTTGCCGGATGTAAACTAGGCAGATTTTCGGAATATCTTACATCTGGCAATCATTACGATACCGTAGGACACTTTATCGGATGGTTATCCCATGTTGATGACGTTTATGGCTGTAATTTTGCAGAAAAGTGGTATGACATAGGAGACAAGCAGGCTTATTACGATGCACAAATGTACTTCACTCAGAACACTGAAACAGTAAAACACGGCAAGAAACACATTGTAACCCCTACGTGCCGATAA
- a CDS encoding sugar transferase encodes MVKERQILLKRLMLTLDLFVICITFFVGFLLKNNFEEFFKDPMKYMVVLPVLLVIWGGLLSYFGLYESFRTKQITDVLLIVTEAGLFGWAFFSGFLYATKFHSISRLHIFYSFIFAMLLISIEKIILIRYFKYQQKKGIDIRNILIVGTGKRAQRFINSINRNIEWGIKIIGLIDNEVTKGSVICGHPVIGDLKDVNQLIHTYVIDEVVFVVPRSWLGMIEETMYICETEGIQVSVAVDLFELRISKAKQTYLDGFPMLRFENTPDKLMSLFIKRLFDLVISGTALVLLSPVLAITAIAVKTTSKGCVFFRQYRSSLHGRKFTLYKFRTMVEDAEAMLKDLLVFNEMQGPVFKIKNDPRITMVGKFLRKFSIDELPQLWNVFKGDMSLVGPRPPIPSEVERYEPWQRRRLSMPPGITCLWQVNGRNKIVDFEEWMRLDLEYIDNWSLWLDFKILLKTFPTVLLGIGAK; translated from the coding sequence ATGGTAAAAGAGCGCCAGATTCTTCTAAAAAGATTAATGTTGACCTTAGATCTTTTTGTTATTTGTATAACCTTTTTTGTTGGTTTTTTGTTAAAGAATAATTTTGAAGAATTCTTTAAAGACCCTATGAAATATATGGTCGTTCTACCGGTGTTGCTTGTTATATGGGGAGGACTCCTTTCCTACTTTGGATTATATGAATCTTTCAGAACGAAACAAATAACCGATGTCCTGCTCATTGTTACGGAGGCAGGTCTCTTTGGATGGGCATTTTTTTCAGGTTTTCTTTACGCAACAAAATTCCATTCAATCAGCAGATTACACATATTTTATTCATTTATCTTTGCGATGTTGTTAATAAGTATTGAAAAGATTATCCTTATACGTTACTTCAAATACCAACAAAAAAAGGGTATTGATATACGAAATATCCTGATTGTAGGGACGGGTAAAAGGGCACAGCGTTTTATAAATTCAATAAACAGAAATATCGAGTGGGGCATAAAGATCATCGGCCTTATTGATAATGAAGTAACAAAGGGGAGCGTAATTTGCGGACATCCTGTAATAGGTGATCTTAAGGATGTGAACCAGTTAATACACACGTATGTCATTGACGAAGTAGTATTTGTTGTTCCACGTTCGTGGTTGGGTATGATAGAAGAAACAATGTATATATGTGAAACGGAAGGAATACAAGTAAGTGTAGCAGTAGATTTATTCGAACTCAGAATATCGAAGGCAAAACAGACGTATCTTGATGGATTCCCCATGCTGCGATTTGAAAATACACCTGATAAACTCATGTCTCTTTTTATAAAACGGCTGTTCGACCTGGTAATTTCCGGAACAGCCCTTGTTCTCTTGTCTCCGGTTTTAGCGATTACGGCAATTGCTGTAAAAACTACATCAAAAGGATGTGTATTCTTTAGACAGTACAGGTCCAGTCTGCATGGAAGAAAGTTTACCTTGTACAAATTCAGGACAATGGTCGAAGATGCTGAAGCTATGCTTAAGGATCTTCTTGTATTCAATGAAATGCAAGGCCCTGTCTTTAAGATAAAAAATGACCCCAGGATCACAATGGTAGGAAAATTTTTAAGGAAGTTCAGCATAGATGAATTACCACAGTTATGGAATGTTTTCAAAGGAGACATGAGTCTCGTTGGTCCGAGACCACCCATTCCATCAGAAGTAGAGCGCTATGAGCCTTGGCAACGAAGGCGGCTAAGCATGCCACCCGGGATAACCTGCCTTTGGCAGGTAAACGGGAGAAATAAAATAGTTGATTTTGAAGAATGGATGCGACTTGATTTGGAATATATCGACAACTGGTCTCTTTGGCTCGATTTTAAAATACTTTTAAAAACATTCCCAACCGTACTGTTAGGAATAGGAGCAAAATAA
- a CDS encoding EpsI family protein — translation MKIMAHGVVWLLIIVLYAPVFFQLYRGQWKANDYTHAYFILPIFFWLVWRKRGILRNLHITKASGNSIAGFATLAIGLGMFAFGWHYRFTFLVSLSLIPVLYGTISCLYGREILHVLTFPTLYLALIPPVPVGIIDNATLPLRFGVSIATEVILKFFHYPVGREGLLLFIGENELFMGQPCSGFRTIISLFSLMLVYVYVTRGSLLKKLILGFSIIPLSIVSNLIRVIAICLITYYFGEDAGQGFFHGFSGILLFVITIVWLLGLEHLLEKHMKQPDRGNTTVIHTTPRKPYNDEQTSVVSHTIREGQLFPPFSEYIIKGKKQSREWVAIALLLFTITYSFTTRRAKYAGIDTLPMLQIPFTIHEWEGKATGQEWNLGEDKYHFISNILEREYLNTNSENLYLIILDAGNFHNPTVCASSSGFTVRELNSVCFPLLNRTLTANCLYLEGSKENYLMLYWLCIDKNVVNWTGQKIKELWYSLLNKKKSGLMIRLDVPCSNDGIEKALLLAKEFVDNLFSATPPGQLDYIFGKAK, via the coding sequence ATGAAAATCATGGCCCATGGTGTTGTTTGGTTATTAATAATCGTACTTTACGCACCTGTTTTTTTCCAGCTTTACAGAGGACAATGGAAGGCAAATGATTATACCCATGCATATTTTATCCTTCCCATATTTTTCTGGCTGGTATGGAGAAAACGAGGTATTTTAAGAAATCTTCACATCACGAAGGCATCCGGAAATTCCATTGCTGGTTTTGCAACCTTAGCAATTGGATTAGGCATGTTTGCTTTCGGATGGCATTACCGTTTTACGTTTCTTGTTTCGCTTTCTCTCATTCCCGTTCTTTATGGTACAATAAGCTGTCTTTATGGAAGGGAAATCTTACATGTTTTAACTTTTCCCACTCTTTATCTGGCGCTTATACCTCCGGTTCCGGTTGGAATTATCGACAATGCAACCCTTCCTCTGCGTTTCGGCGTTTCAATAGCCACAGAAGTTATTCTGAAATTTTTCCATTATCCTGTCGGAAGAGAAGGACTTTTGTTATTCATCGGAGAAAATGAGTTGTTTATGGGGCAACCATGCAGCGGTTTCCGTACTATAATCTCATTGTTTTCCCTTATGCTGGTTTATGTATATGTTACCAGGGGCAGTCTTCTAAAAAAACTTATTCTTGGTTTCTCCATAATCCCCTTGTCAATAGTAAGCAATCTTATCCGTGTAATAGCGATTTGTCTTATTACTTATTATTTTGGTGAAGATGCCGGACAGGGTTTTTTTCACGGTTTCAGTGGAATCTTGCTGTTTGTAATTACGATAGTCTGGTTACTAGGCCTGGAACACCTGCTCGAAAAACATATGAAACAGCCAGACAGAGGCAATACAACAGTTATTCATACTACTCCAAGAAAACCTTATAACGATGAACAGACATCTGTTGTGTCCCATACAATCCGTGAGGGCCAATTATTTCCGCCATTCTCTGAATACATTATCAAAGGAAAAAAACAGAGCAGGGAATGGGTCGCAATAGCGTTATTACTGTTTACTATTACTTACAGCTTTACTACAAGAAGGGCAAAATACGCAGGCATTGATACCCTACCCATGCTTCAAATACCTTTTACTATCCACGAATGGGAAGGAAAGGCTACAGGGCAGGAATGGAATCTGGGTGAAGACAAATACCACTTTATCAGTAACATCTTAGAGCGCGAATATCTTAATACGAACAGTGAAAATCTTTACCTGATCATCCTGGATGCAGGTAATTTCCATAATCCCACGGTTTGTGCCAGTAGTTCCGGTTTCACCGTAAGGGAATTAAATTCTGTTTGTTTTCCCCTTTTAAACCGAACACTGACGGCAAACTGTCTTTATCTTGAAGGGAGTAAAGAAAACTATCTGATGCTTTACTGGTTGTGTATAGATAAAAACGTCGTTAACTGGACGGGGCAAAAAATAAAAGAACTATGGTATTCACTACTCAATAAAAAGAAATCCGGGCTGATGATACGGCTTGATGTACCATGCAGTAATGATGGTATTGAGAAAGCACTGCTGTTAGCAAAGGAATTTGTAGATAATTTGTTTAGTGCAACGCCCCCTGGCCAATTGGATTATATTTTTGGAAAGGCAAAATGA
- a CDS encoding PilZ domain-containing protein: MNNQEEGKRKYNRFQFASPVPASFTVLGNLVHIPGMDEIKCEIVDVSNGGMKIRIESKPPEKGSVIRILLPIPVTSDIQTTVPVLTLVVWVETVSDKTYSFGVMFMK, translated from the coding sequence ATGAATAACCAAGAAGAAGGAAAAAGAAAATATAATCGTTTCCAGTTTGCTAGTCCTGTTCCTGCAAGTTTTACCGTTTTAGGTAATTTAGTACACATACCTGGAATGGATGAAATTAAATGTGAAATCGTTGATGTGAGTAATGGTGGTATGAAAATCCGTATCGAAAGTAAACCGCCGGAAAAGGGATCTGTTATCCGCATATTATTACCTATACCGGTTACTTCAGATATCCAAACAACAGTTCCGGTTCTAACATTGGTAGTATGGGTAGAAACCGTTTCTGATAAAACATATAGTTTTGGTGTCATGTTTATGAAGTAA
- a CDS encoding outer membrane beta-barrel protein produces the protein MNKLSRYLFIILSAAGFWVVIFITTYTSAYAFDSDRVDLTITRFLGALSYDYRGFKMGITEVSIGETYDDNTTFSKEDKREDFITKLRLGIGAKYEGKKRTFDLTGNITQQLFARNSNFNNITQDIIFNFKNEFSKRHRLSLNNVFTHFEAPSSEDEGYFSQQFGRTTGRFEYFRNRFNIQYSNDVTKQVSFAVKYANEANKFSGTDRPNSLLNKPGFSLSYSYHPTATIFSFLYDFTIVQFEKENDATIHTIGPGIRQYITKKLFLDVNTGVDIIDSFDDENLTEPFVRSQLTYVKDERTRAMLLFSKKYETNPYFAQIFNNWRVSASLTRRMLRRLGGNLSFFYGEGTFIATDTERRLWGANTTVKYDISRNLIGTLTYTYSQSDSDSGAREYSKNTVFLGLAAGF, from the coding sequence GTGAATAAACTGTCAAGATATTTATTCATAATACTATCAGCCGCAGGCTTTTGGGTAGTTATCTTCATCACTACCTACACAAGCGCGTATGCCTTCGATAGTGACAGGGTAGACCTCACCATCACACGATTCCTTGGTGCTCTTTCTTATGATTACCGGGGGTTCAAAATGGGGATTACCGAGGTGTCAATAGGAGAAACCTACGATGATAATACCACTTTTTCAAAAGAAGATAAACGGGAAGATTTCATAACGAAATTACGGCTCGGGATCGGTGCAAAATACGAAGGGAAAAAAAGGACATTCGATCTTACCGGCAACATAACCCAGCAGCTATTTGCCAGAAACAGCAATTTTAACAACATAACACAAGATATAATTTTTAATTTCAAAAATGAGTTTTCAAAACGTCACCGCCTAAGCCTGAACAATGTCTTTACACACTTCGAAGCACCTTCATCTGAAGATGAGGGTTATTTCTCGCAACAATTTGGCAGAACAACCGGACGGTTTGAATATTTCCGGAACAGGTTTAATATCCAGTACTCAAATGACGTCACAAAACAAGTTTCTTTTGCTGTAAAATATGCCAATGAAGCAAACAAATTTTCCGGGACTGACAGGCCAAATTCGCTCTTAAACAAGCCTGGTTTTAGCCTGTCTTATTCATACCATCCAACAGCCACGATATTTTCCTTTTTGTATGATTTTACCATCGTACAATTTGAAAAGGAAAACGATGCTACCATCCATACAATCGGCCCTGGTATTAGGCAGTATATCACAAAAAAGCTTTTTTTAGACGTAAATACCGGAGTCGATATTATTGACTCTTTTGATGATGAGAATCTCACCGAACCCTTCGTTCGCTCACAATTAACTTATGTTAAAGACGAAAGAACTCGTGCAATGTTATTATTTAGCAAGAAATATGAAACCAATCCATACTTTGCACAGATATTTAACAACTGGCGGGTATCTGCTTCCCTGACAAGACGAATGCTAAGAAGGCTGGGGGGAAACCTGTCTTTTTTTTATGGTGAAGGCACCTTTATTGCTACAGATACAGAACGAAGGCTATGGGGGGCAAATACTACAGTAAAATATGATATTAGTAGAAATTTAATAGGAACCTTAACATATACGTATTCACAATCAGATTCAGATTCCGGAGCCCGTGAATATTCAAAAAATACCGTATTTCTGGGATTAGCTGCAGGTTTTTAG
- a CDS encoding LuxR C-terminal-related transcriptional regulator, producing MNNNFVENNYENLPPVACIFYRPKTKYAKESLSYSEEVLNIISFSLNPGKHTKVSSSNIITLCLKWTNLLDERLKKPENKNKPVPVADFIDILQSNKRRYTVRGVIMSCDKEGEKQYLFILERLCNDNVNLQKALRQWKLSPREQEIVMLLIDDRCNKEIAKSLNLSINTVKGYLKLLMLKLGVSSRAGIIGRILFGK from the coding sequence ATGAATAACAATTTCGTTGAAAATAATTACGAAAACCTGCCTCCTGTAGCCTGTATTTTCTACCGTCCAAAAACAAAATATGCGAAGGAATCCCTTTCTTACAGTGAAGAAGTATTGAATATTATTTCTTTTTCATTAAATCCCGGGAAACACACCAAAGTATCTTCCTCTAATATTATTACACTTTGTTTAAAATGGACAAATTTGCTGGACGAAAGGCTAAAAAAGCCTGAAAACAAGAATAAACCTGTGCCTGTAGCAGATTTTATCGATATATTGCAGAGTAATAAGAGACGTTATACTGTTCGGGGAGTTATTATGTCATGCGACAAAGAAGGAGAAAAACAGTATTTGTTCATATTAGAAAGGTTATGTAATGACAATGTAAATCTCCAGAAAGCTTTACGTCAATGGAAGTTGAGTCCACGGGAACAGGAAATAGTAATGTTGCTCATCGATGACCGTTGTAATAAGGAGATCGCCAAATCTCTTAATCTGAGTATAAATACGGTAAAAGGATATTTAAAACTTTTAATGTTGAAACTTGGGGTCAGCAGCAGGGCTGGGATTATCGGGCGCATTCTCTTTGGTAAGTGA
- a CDS encoding ATP-binding protein: MMEVSEKFLQTALDGIHDCINIIDKNFQIIFVNEAASKIGGKNRLSMLGNKCHRELWGKSSPCETCVTGKVFETGRLQQTIVWETGVDGKRYCMEHSVFPIANKEGSIEYAVEIFRDITERRLLEEEREQQRLELGKRIRELRHAYEELDSLQNQLLQTEKMASIGLLASSLAHELDTPLATISGYCELLLEGNCDEKLSGRIRTISEQIQKCQKTIRNLLDFSRKSDCERKLCNIHQLINNTLSLVEHRLIIRKIQVHKKFSDQVPPLQVDGNQIQQVILNLINNAVDALPRGGDIFIETGVNTESGFIVIVFEDNGIGIASEDKEHVFVPFFTTKEPGRGTGLGLSICNSIISAHHGKITMESKLGNGTKFIISLPV; this comes from the coding sequence ATGATGGAGGTATCTGAAAAATTTTTACAAACGGCCCTGGATGGCATTCATGATTGTATCAACATTATTGATAAAAATTTTCAGATTATTTTTGTGAATGAAGCTGCAAGTAAGATAGGCGGAAAAAATCGGTTATCAATGTTGGGAAATAAATGCCATAGAGAATTGTGGGGAAAAAGTTCCCCCTGTGAGACATGTGTAACGGGAAAGGTCTTTGAGACAGGCAGGCTTCAGCAGACAATTGTGTGGGAAACAGGGGTTGACGGGAAAAGGTATTGTATGGAGCATTCTGTATTTCCTATTGCAAACAAAGAAGGTAGCATAGAATATGCTGTCGAGATTTTCAGGGATATTACAGAAAGAAGATTGCTGGAGGAAGAACGGGAGCAGCAACGATTGGAATTAGGCAAAAGGATACGTGAACTCCGGCATGCTTATGAAGAACTGGATTCCCTGCAAAATCAGCTTTTACAGACTGAGAAAATGGCTTCTATCGGCCTTCTTGCATCAAGCCTTGCTCATGAGCTGGATACGCCCCTTGCAACAATCTCAGGCTATTGTGAACTGTTACTGGAGGGCAATTGCGATGAAAAATTGTCAGGGCGCATCAGAACGATTTCTGAACAGATACAAAAGTGTCAGAAAACCATTCGAAACTTGCTGGATTTTTCAAGAAAGTCTGACTGCGAAAGAAAATTGTGTAATATTCATCAGCTCATCAATAATACCCTGTCGTTAGTAGAACATCGTTTGATAATCCGCAAAATACAAGTCCATAAAAAATTTAGTGATCAGGTACCGCCTCTACAGGTAGACGGGAATCAAATTCAGCAGGTGATTTTAAATCTTATCAATAATGCAGTAGATGCCTTGCCCAGAGGGGGAGATATTTTTATAGAAACGGGGGTAAATACTGAATCAGGGTTTATCGTTATTGTTTTTGAAGATAACGGTATTGGTATAGCAAGCGAAGACAAAGAACATGTCTTTGTGCCTTTTTTTACAACGAAAGAGCCTGGCAGGGGAACGGGGCTAGGTTTGTCGATTTGTAATAGTATAATTTCAGCACACCATGGGAAAATAACCATGGAGAGCAAATTGGGCAATGGCACAAAATTTATTATATCTTTGCCGGTATGA
- a CDS encoding sigma-54 dependent transcriptional regulator, translating into MKKILIVDDDIAMGEMCRELLESKRYAADVVSSSREAIEKLKTNGVYSIILTDLVMPDMDGIEVLKKAKQLNPQIDVVVMTSYGTVTNAVEAMKLGAADYITKPFKRDELVIIIEKILRMQRLEGEVDRLRLELGEKYTFANIVGESQKMKKIYEIISNVSGTEANILIQGETGTGKELVARAVHYNSERKDRPFVKVDCAALAETLLESELFGHEKGAFTGATKDRTGRFRMADHGTIFLDEIGNIPLPIQAKLLRVLQDGEFESVGSDHPVKVDVRIVAATNADLEDRVDKCLFRRDLFYRLNVIRIFLPALRERIDDIPMLVSHFLSIHNKKNRKTVKGISTEALNKLMSYNWPGNVRELENVIERAVILCKKDMIESADIPLYQEKTHLHQDLSGKPLQALMNQAERQIIINTMELAQADKEKAAKILQISRASLYNKIKKYKLTELL; encoded by the coding sequence TTGAAAAAAATACTGATTGTAGATGATGATATAGCAATGGGAGAAATGTGCAGGGAACTCCTTGAAAGCAAGAGATATGCGGCTGATGTTGTTTCAAGCAGCAGGGAAGCTATTGAGAAGTTGAAAACGAATGGAGTGTATTCCATTATCCTTACCGATCTGGTTATGCCTGACATGGATGGCATAGAGGTTCTTAAAAAGGCCAAACAGCTGAATCCGCAGATAGATGTTGTTGTAATGACAAGCTATGGCACTGTTACGAATGCTGTGGAAGCCATGAAGCTTGGAGCTGCTGATTACATCACAAAACCATTTAAACGTGATGAACTTGTTATTATCATAGAAAAAATACTGCGAATGCAGCGTCTTGAAGGGGAAGTGGACAGATTACGCCTTGAGCTTGGGGAAAAATATACATTTGCAAATATTGTCGGTGAAAGCCAGAAGATGAAAAAAATTTATGAAATCATATCAAATGTATCGGGTACAGAGGCTAATATTCTGATTCAGGGGGAAACAGGCACAGGGAAGGAACTGGTGGCAAGGGCTGTCCATTACAACAGCGAGCGCAAAGATCGCCCGTTCGTTAAGGTTGATTGTGCGGCTTTGGCAGAAACACTGTTGGAGAGCGAACTTTTTGGCCATGAGAAAGGGGCTTTTACCGGTGCAACGAAAGACCGTACCGGCCGCTTCAGAATGGCAGACCATGGTACAATATTCCTGGATGAAATCGGTAATATTCCTCTCCCGATCCAGGCAAAGTTGCTTCGTGTTCTCCAGGACGGTGAATTTGAATCCGTGGGAAGTGATCATCCCGTGAAAGTGGACGTACGTATCGTTGCGGCAACGAACGCTGATCTTGAGGACCGTGTTGACAAATGCCTTTTTCGCAGGGATCTTTTCTACCGGCTTAATGTTATCCGTATTTTTCTTCCCGCATTAAGGGAGCGTATAGATGACATACCCATGCTTGTCTCACATTTTTTGTCTATTCATAATAAAAAGAACAGAAAAACAGTAAAGGGTATTTCTACCGAGGCACTGAACAAACTTATGTCATATAACTGGCCGGGAAACGTAAGAGAACTAGAGAACGTTATTGAACGTGCCGTAATTCTTTGTAAAAAGGATATGATAGAGTCTGCAGATATTCCTCTGTATCAGGAGAAAACGCATCTCCACCAGGACTTGTCTGGGAAGCCGCTCCAGGCGCTAATGAATCAGGCAGAACGCCAGATTATTATTAATACTATGGAACTGGCACAAGCAGATAAGGAAAAAGCTGCTAAAATACTCCAGATTTCCAGGGCCAGTCTTTATAACAAGATTAAAAAATACAAGCTTACTGAACTGCTATAA
- a CDS encoding MarC family protein, which translates to MEYLPAFYPINWYNFLLAFIPIFVAIDVIGLLPIFISFIEGIEKPVKIKIINQSLLTAFSVSVGFIVVGKFVFAVLGIEIYDFKMAGGLLLLVFAIYDLLFSEKGKRTVTSAIGVVPLGIPLVVGPAVLTTLIITINAYGYVPTIFSLIVNLFIVWMVLMNSDFIYRLMGEGGSRAFAKIASLLLASIAVMMIRRGIVDMVMYIKNSP; encoded by the coding sequence ATGGAATATTTACCTGCTTTTTACCCGATAAACTGGTATAATTTTCTCCTTGCCTTTATACCAATCTTTGTTGCAATTGACGTTATAGGGTTATTGCCTATCTTTATATCATTTATAGAAGGCATAGAAAAACCTGTCAAAATAAAAATCATCAACCAATCCCTCTTAACTGCCTTTTCGGTCAGTGTTGGTTTTATTGTCGTTGGTAAGTTTGTTTTTGCAGTATTGGGGATTGAAATATATGATTTTAAAATGGCGGGGGGGTTACTGCTTCTTGTATTTGCCATCTATGACCTGCTTTTTTCAGAAAAAGGAAAAAGAACAGTAACTTCGGCAATAGGGGTCGTTCCTTTGGGGATTCCACTGGTTGTGGGGCCGGCTGTGCTGACCACACTCATTATTACCATAAATGCCTACGGTTATGTTCCTACAATTTTCTCACTCATAGTAAATCTTTTTATTGTATGGATGGTATTAATGAATTCTGATTTTATCTACCGGCTTATGGGTGAAGGCGGTTCTCGGGCCTTTGCGAAGATTGCCTCTTTGTTACTGGCATCAATAGCTGTAATGATGATCCGGAGAGGGATTGTAGATATGGTTATGTATATTAAAAATTCTCCATAA